In Sesamum indicum cultivar Zhongzhi No. 13 linkage group LG8, S_indicum_v1.0, whole genome shotgun sequence, the sequence ggaTCTTGTGAATAAGATTATTCTCATCATTTATTCACACAATAAGTATCAAATTGAGGTGCCTGTAGGCAAACATATCTATATTGAATGGCAAAAAGACATGGCAGCATTtgtacttttataaatttggaacCTGTTTAGCAATGGCACTTTTGGTCGAATTCTCCAGCAAATGTCAATGAGGAGGTACATATTAAGTATAAGGGGCACAAGGTTGAGTGCTTGGTGTTTTTTAGTACTATGGCAGAAACTAATGAACTCCCTAGTTTTAATTTAGAGCAGCTTGGTTtaaatgagaataaaataaactaataaaggaagaaataaagaatctGACTACCTACCGTGGTATCTCCAGAGTTTTGATGATCATCGCAGGCGCTAATACCGATTGCAATTCCCCCACTGGTACCTTTGTATGCAGCAGCATGTGGAACACGGTGATCCTCCCATTTGTAATATCCTTCCCTGATTATAGGATGAGCCACGTTACTTGATTGATGATTGAGGTGATTCCTGCagttactaaatttatttacagaaaTTCTGACCTGTTCATTCTGCAAACATTTGGAAGGTCTAGAAAGGTTCCACTGAAGCAAGTGTCAATAACAGAATGAAGTGTTGCTCCGGTCGGTAGGGGCCTAACAATGGTGGCGTTAAGTTCATCATCCAGTATCCTTCCCTCAGTTTCATAGTCAACAGGTAATAAGCACTCATCATATCCATCAAGCTCGTCCCCATCACGGTCTACCACTTGTGATCCATGACCAGAGTAGTGAAACACCAAGGAATCCCCAGCCTGGCAACCTCGGACGAGCCATTGCAGGGCAGCTCGGATGTTCTTCTTTGTTGGAATACGGGAGAAGTCCTCTTCTTCTGCAATGCGTTTTGAAAGTGAAGAATGAGATACCAGGCACTAGTTatgctttaaattttttgctcTATACAAGATAGAGTGGGGATCCAATTGCCTTTTAGTTATCTATGTAATCAGTAGTTACAAGAATTATATCGGAGGCAAGAGTTGTGGAGCTCTATATGGTATTTACATCATGTACCTGATGCGCGATACTTCAATGGATTTGGCGTAGTATAATACTGACATACTAACATTCCATATTTTAAAGTTTCATACCTCTAGCTGGTGCTTATCAAATAGAGCTGATTAAAACTCTTTGGTTGATTGCTTTTTAAATGTTCCTTTTCCAATTATGTGCTGCCTGAGTTGTTccataaatacatttatttgatatgaaCATTAGAGTTGCCACTTCTAGGTAAAAGCCAATATGGATTCCACGTACACATTGCTTTTACAAGTTCTTTTCAGAAATAAGTTAGctcttttgatatttgaacTTTTGCACATACtcacaaataattatgtatgcaTTTCCTGAGTGATGCAGGCACTACCTGTTAGCACAAGGATGGAGGAGTTTGGAAACCCAAACCTCTCAACCAGAAGTTTTTTCATGAATAACACATCATTGATGCTGCCATCAAGACTCTGTTTGTGTCCCTTGTAGGTAATGCCACATAGAACAGCTCGTTTACGTCCGTGTGCAGGAGGAACACGTAATTGTGTAGGAGGAGCACGTACTTGTAGTTGTCCTGGATAAACTCTGCCCACGTTCACTGGTTGTTGAGGTCTAACATAAACTGCATAACTAGGGTTAGTCACATGCTGGTTGTTAGATATGAAATTGATATTACCATTTGCTCCAGGTGGCCTGTAGCCGTTACCGTTGCTCTGGAATTTTGTGACACGATTACAGGCCGGACAACGTAGAGTTTGTGCCTCAAGTTGCACCAGAGATGGCATCCCACACCACCTACAGTTGATTCTCCTGGTTGCCATCTCTCTGGTTTCTTGTAACTCTTTGGAGTGAGAGGCAacagtaaaatttatattggatGATCTGAGTTTCTGCTAGACAATATCTTCTTTAGTacaattatgcattttatacATGTCACTCAATGCCAGGGTAGTGTTAGAGAATTAGATTCGAGCCTTATTTCTTTTCATGTGACGCATTTAAATAATCATCAGGTAGATGGGAGAATAATACCTCAAGGATTGGTTTTAATTGATGCAAAGCAAATCCTAAAATTTGCTCCTAATAAAGGAAGACTTTTCTCTACTTTGGAGGAAAGAGGTTAATAATGCAACGGCATCAAACTCTTGACCATAATAATTCTGGTCTGTTGATATGATTCATATTCATTTGCCATATGAATTCAGAGGAACCCAATGATTTGCAGCCAAATGATTCAGATTGTTGGATTAGAATGTGCACAGTATATAACGTATTATAAGTATTTTGTACGGTATATGATGTTGTTCCAAAGTCCTTAAATAGTATTGTCTATTATTGCTAGGATTTCCAGGACTAAAAGCATATCAAAGACTCAACCTTCAGCAATTTGAAAGATCCAGTGCAAGGTAGGTCTTCAAGGATATGAACTGTTTGTGTTTTCA encodes:
- the LOC105169233 gene encoding metacaspase-3 isoform X2; amino-acid sequence: MATRRINCRWCGMPSLVQLEAQTLRCPACNRVTKFQSNGNGYRPPGANVYVRPQQPVNVGRVYPGQLQVRAPPTQLRVPPAHGRKRAVLCGITYKGHKQSLDGSINDVLFMKKLLVERFGFPNSSILVLTEEEDFSRIPTKKNIRAALQWLVRGCQAGDSLVFHYSGHGSQVVDRDGDELDGYDECLLPVDYETEGRILDDELNATIVRPLPTGATLHSVIDTCFSGTFLDLPNVCRMNREGYYKWEDHRVPHAAAYKGTSGGIAIGISACDDHQNSGDTTAFTGVPTGALTYSFVKTLEQEPRLTYGRLLIFLHNRINAARDQVGLSRDAPHLSQEPQLSSSHKFEIHSKPFTL
- the LOC105169233 gene encoding metacaspase-3 isoform X1 translates to MATRRINCRWCGMPSLVQLEAQTLRCPACNRVTKFQSNGNGYRPPGANGNINFISNNQHVTNPSYAVYVRPQQPVNVGRVYPGQLQVRAPPTQLRVPPAHGRKRAVLCGITYKGHKQSLDGSINDVLFMKKLLVERFGFPNSSILVLTEEEDFSRIPTKKNIRAALQWLVRGCQAGDSLVFHYSGHGSQVVDRDGDELDGYDECLLPVDYETEGRILDDELNATIVRPLPTGATLHSVIDTCFSGTFLDLPNVCRMNREGYYKWEDHRVPHAAAYKGTSGGIAIGISACDDHQNSGDTTAFTGVPTGALTYSFVKTLEQEPRLTYGRLLIFLHNRINAARDQVGLSRDAPHLSQEPQLSSSHKFEIHSKPFTL
- the LOC105169233 gene encoding metacaspase-1 isoform X3, giving the protein MATRRINCRWCGMPSLVQLEAQTLRCPACNRVTKFQSNVYVRPQQPVNVGRVYPGQLQVRAPPTQLRVPPAHGRKRAVLCGITYKGHKQSLDGSINDVLFMKKLLVERFGFPNSSILVLTEEEDFSRIPTKKNIRAALQWLVRGCQAGDSLVFHYSGHGSQVVDRDGDELDGYDECLLPVDYETEGRILDDELNATIVRPLPTGATLHSVIDTCFSGTFLDLPNVCRMNREGYYKWEDHRVPHAAAYKGTSGGIAIGISACDDHQNSGDTTAFTGVPTGALTYSFVKTLEQEPRLTYGRLLIFLHNRINAARDQVGLSRDAPHLSQEPQLSSSHKFEIHSKPFTL